Genomic segment of Grus americana isolate bGruAme1 chromosome 31, bGruAme1.mat, whole genome shotgun sequence:
GGTACCCTGATTCCCACCATCACCCCAAACACCccggctgctcccagcccccgaGGTCCTgttcccccctgccccgacagtTCCGGTACCCCCCACCTACAGCCCCGGCTTCCTCAGATCCCCCCGGACACCCCAAATGTCTCCGAGCCCACCCGGGTGCGCCCTCTAATGCCTTCCATCCCCNNNNNNNNNNNNNNNNNNNNNNNNNNNNNNNNNNNNNNNNNNNNNNNNNNNNNNNNNNNNNNNNNNNNNNNNNNNNNNNNNNNNNNNNNNNNNNNNNcgggggccgcggcggggctggTGGCCAGGCTGGTGGCCGGGCTGGTGGCCGGGCTGGTGGCCGTGGGGCTGGTGGCCGTGGGGCTGTACCGCCTGACCCTGGAGATCCACGACCGGCGGGAATACCGGCACTTCCAACGGGAACGCCAGCGCGCCCGCTGGAACGAGGTGACCCCCCCCTCTCCATGTACCCCATCCCCAAATGggggtcacccccccccccccacgcggTCAGGGCCGTgacccccccgtgtccccacagAACAACCCCCTCTTCAAGagtgccaccaccaccaccgtcAACCCCCACTACTGCCCGGACTGAGGGGACCACGGGGACACCCCAAAGCCACCGTGCGTGGCCCCCACCccgctgggaccccccccctcatccttgcacacccccccccccccgccgtgtgCGTGTTCCCCCGCGCCttgctgtgccccccccccccccccaaataaaagCAGCCACCGTGTCCCCAACCTGTGACACCGGCACCTCCCCGCGCCGGTGGGTCCCTGGGGGGGAGGAAAgtgggtgctggagggggggggggtttgctgttaatcccccccccaaaataagaAGCGGACTCGGggttagaaaaagaaaaaaacccgacgagtttttatttaaataaaccctaaaggccggggggggggacggggaccgacgctgcgggggggggggggtgacctGGGGACGGCTTAGAAAAAACTACGGTTTAAAAGTGACGCAGGGTCAGCCCCGGGGCcgcaccctgaccccccccaccccccccccgggccgcaccctgacccccccaccccccctccccttcccccataGCAAAAGAAGTGTAcgaaaccccaaaaaacaaccaaaaaacaccccaaaaaacaaagccgggggagggctgggggtgcaggggggacCCCTGTGCCCCCTCCTTGGGTatgggggggcccgggggggctgGGTGCAGCCGGTGAAACCCCGGTGCTGCCGGTTTCGCTCCCAGTTTCAGTCAGCACCCGCCCGGCTTTCCCACGCTGGGGCAGGGTGTgacccccccgcagcccccaaaACCCTTCctggcccccccacccccccccgatCCCGGAGAGGCTCAAAAGGCCAACGGGGACGGAGtttggctggggggggggcccagctcctgcctgccgcTGCCTGCCGCTGCCTGCCGCCCCGTGCCGGGAGCTGCCCGAGCCAAAACTCTTCTCGCGGCATCGCCGGGAGGGGGGTGTCCCAAAACGGGGGGGGTGTCTCTTGTCCATTGGGGGGTCCCGAGGCGGCATCAATGGGAACGGCACAAAAttctgcccccccctccccggctgcaTTCGGTGCCCGCGCCggctcccggcagcgccggggAGAAGAACAGGGCGCCGGaatcggggtggggggggtcacgGCAGCCAAATTTGGCCCCTtcgccccccccttccccggcgTGGGAAGCAGTCTGTGCTTCGGGGGGGGAGGGCGCAGAAGGAACTGGGGGGGCTGCCAGGCACCAGCGGCGTCCCCGCGACTGTCCCCAAAAAACCCGGCTCTTCTCCGGCATCCCCAAAACGcgacttggggggggggagcaggggtgagaccccccccctccgcagggaggagggctgggagcctggggggggggggtcactcCCTGGCCGCTCCCCGCCTGccgtaccccccccccccccccgcggctcAGGGGCTGTTTGGGTCGAGGGTCCTTCCCTCGGCATCGGGGTTTTCCGGCAAACGGCCCCAAACGGCGCCCGGCCCCCCACCCGCCCCCACCGCAGCCGGGGCGGAGGCGAGCGAAGGCAACGGCCCCAAAACGCGcggaaagaagaaaaccaaaaataaaaccatgaagAAACTCGAAAGGGAAGCGCCGCCGGGAcgagggccccccccccccccttccccaaccGAAGCCACCGTGGCCTCGCCAGTGCTTGTTTTTcatctcaaaaaagaaaaaaaaaatcaaaaaaaaaaaaacccaaaaaagggGTTAGAAACGGTTCCTCCCTGCAGACCCTCCTACCTGAGAGCCGAGCGCCTGCGCGAGCCCGTCCGGCGGCCGAAAGGAAGCGGTCGGGGCTGGAGAAGTCCCGGTTTTGCTCTGCTTTAGGCCGGCTTGGGGCTCCAAGCCTTTCctgagaggggtggggggggacgacaGGATTTGGGAATAAAacggagggaagggggggagcggggggaaaATAAGAGGCAGGTTTATAGGCAGCTGCCCGCGGTTTCTGCCGGTCGGGGGGAGGTTTTTCCCGATCATCTTCCGAGTTATGTACGGTGCCGTCGGCTCAAAGTCCGGGCGAGCGGCCGGCTCTTCCCCGTCCCCGCGGCGGGGAGCTGGAACGGGGAGGCGAAAAAACCCAGGAGAAacgaagaagaagaagaggatgggaggggaggaaggttAAAACAACCATCCCCGGAGCTGCCGTCGGCGTTCCCGGCCGGTACCGGGGTTTAACTCGGCTCCTAGAGCAACAGCTGCGAGTCGGGGGTCTTGGTTTGGCAACCTTGGCACATTCGTTTGTGTCTCAGGAGCCGGTCTGTCCTGGAGAAGCTCTGCGGaataaaaaagggggggggttACCGTCCCTCAGCAGGGGGGTTCCCCCCGCTCCGGAGGTTTATCCGGCTCCGTAGGGAGCGGATCCCGGCTCTCCCGGAGCGGTACCTGCATGCAGCGCTCGCACTGGTAGGGTTTCTCCCCGCTGTGAACGCGCTTGTGACGCTCCAGGTGGTATTTCTGGATGAAGCGCATGTCGCACACGTCGCACTCGAAAGGTTTCTCGCCTGGAAgagggcgtggggggggggacacacacacgacACGCGCGAAGGAACGAGGCTGGTTAATTAACGAAGGGGGCGTTAATGAGGAGGGGAGGCCGGGGGGCGCCTGCCGTTACCGGTGTGGATGAGGATGTGTCGCTTGAGGTGGTAGCTGCTGCGGAAGGCGCCGAAGCACTGCTCGCAGATGAAATTTTTGGGGATCCCCAGCTGGAAGGAGCCGTTCTGCTTGATCACCACCACCTACAAAGCAGAGACCCCCCCCCTCATCAGCgcggggaggctgggggggcaaAAATCTACCCCCCAGAACCTCCCCCCGGCCGTCCTGCGCCTGCCGGAGTTCGGGaaatcttcctcctcctcctcctccacggCGGCAAACCTGGCTGCCGAGGCGGGATCCTCTCCGGGAGGAGCGGCTGGGTCCCTCGGCGCCGGCCACCCGCTTGCGGCGCTGGCacggggagggagggctgggtcAGTCGCGCCCGTTcctgccccgggaccccccccaccaccaccaccattccccccgccccccgaaATCGGGGTCCCAGGACCTGCCTTTTTTATGGATTTCTTCGGCTGCGACGCCTCGGCTGCTTCCTCTTCTTTGCGGCTGCGGGATTTGTCGGCGTCCTGACGGAGAGCCTCGAGAAAATCAGATTGAGGGAGGGGGAAGTGATGttaaaggagggggaagaggaattggaggaggagaaaatggaattagaggggggggaaagcaaattaaaggggggaaaaaacgaattagatggggggaaaaaacgaattagatggggggaaaaaacgaattagatggggggaaaaaacgaattagatggggggaaaaaacaaattagatGGGGGAAAAACGAAttagatggggggaaaaacgaattagatggggggaaaaacgaattagatggggggaaaaacgaattagatggggggaaaaacgaattagatggggggaaaaacaaattagatggggggaaaaacaaattagatggggggaaaaacaaattagatggggggaaaaacaaattagatggggggaaaaacaaattagatgggggga
This window contains:
- the ZNF740 gene encoding zinc finger protein 740 isoform X3, coding for MSAKWRASLLACEGLSGVCLVPTVASKKMMPKQSSKQGESRERGSSPDVLDADKSRSRKEEEAAEASQPKKSIKKRRKRVAGAEGPSRSSRRGSRLGSQVVVIKQNGSFQLGIPKNFICEQCFGAFRSSYHLKRHILIHTGEKPFECDVCDMRFIQKYHLERHKRVHSGEKPYQCERCMQSFSRTDRLLRHKRMCQGCQTKTPDSQLLL
- the ZNF740 gene encoding zinc finger protein 740 isoform X5, producing MSAKWRASLLACEGLSGVCLVPTVASKKMMPKQSSKQGESRERGSSPDVLDADKSRSRKEEEAAEASQPKKSIKKVVVIKQNGSFQLGIPKNFICEQCFGAFRSSYHLKRHILIHTGEKPFECDVCDMRFIQKYHLERHKRVHSGEKPYQCERCMQSFSRTDRLLRHKRMCQGCQTKTPDSQLLL
- the ZNF740 gene encoding zinc finger protein 740 isoform X4; the protein is MSAKWRASLLACEGLSGVCLVPTVASKKMMPKQSSKQGESRERGSSPDVLALRQDADKSRSRKEEEAAEASQPKKSIKKVVVIKQNGSFQLGIPKNFICEQCFGAFRSSYHLKRHILIHTGEKPFECDVCDMRFIQKYHLERHKRVHSGEKPYQCERCMQSFSRTDRLLRHKRMCQGCQTKTPDSQLLL
- the ZNF740 gene encoding zinc finger protein 740 isoform X2; this translates as MAQASLLACEGLSGVCLVPTVASKKMMPKQSSKQGESRERGSSPDVLALRQDADKSRSRKEEEAAEASQPKKSIKKRRKRVAGAEGPSRSSRRGSRLGSQVVVIKQNGSFQLGIPKNFICEQCFGAFRSSYHLKRHILIHTGEKPFECDVCDMRFIQKYHLERHKRVHSGEKPYQCERCMQSFSRTDRLLRHKRMCQGCQTKTPDSQLLL
- the ZNF740 gene encoding zinc finger protein 740 isoform X1, producing MSAKWRASLLACEGLSGVCLVPTVASKKMMPKQSSKQGESRERGSSPDVLALRQDADKSRSRKEEEAAEASQPKKSIKKRRKRVAGAEGPSRSSRRGSRLGSQVVVIKQNGSFQLGIPKNFICEQCFGAFRSSYHLKRHILIHTGEKPFECDVCDMRFIQKYHLERHKRVHSGEKPYQCERCMQSFSRTDRLLRHKRMCQGCQTKTPDSQLLL